The following are encoded in a window of Panicum virgatum strain AP13 chromosome 5N, P.virgatum_v5, whole genome shotgun sequence genomic DNA:
- the LOC120673370 gene encoding probable protein phosphatase 2C 3 isoform X4: protein MRDGSRGRGMSSSSSAAAHHHQHRRQGGGSGLVPLAALIKEEARTERRACAGGGGGTRICARDEDAGGSGVGGEPAEEEARRQRPLLRYGCAAQSKKGEDFFLLRTDCPRPSTSASSSAASPHQTFAVFAVLDGHNGNAAAIYTRDNLLNHVLSAMPRGLSREEWLHALPQALVAGFVKTDKEFQSKAGQTSGTTATFVIIDGWTITVASVGDSRCILDAQGGTVSLLTVDHRLEENVEERERVTASGGEVGRLSVVGGAEIGPLRCWPGGLCLSRSIGDIDVGEFIVPIPYVKQVKLSNAGGRLIIASDGIWDALSSEAAAKSCRGLPAELAAKQVVKEALRTRGLKDDTTCIVVDIIPPGQTIRPPSPPKKMNKLKSLIFRKKAKEPSQKLTKQHSGADAVEEIFEEGSAMLSESVSMMWALLLSASTLLLFTASLWTLALVLFF, encoded by the exons ATGAGGGACGGGTCGAGGGGCAGGGGAatgtcgtcgtcgtcttcggcggcggcgcaccaccaccagcaccggcgccagggcggagggagcgggctcgtgccgctcgccgcgctcaTCAAGGAGGAGGCCCGCACCGAGcgccgcgcctgcgccggcggcggcggcgggaccagGATCTGCGCGCGCGACGAGGACGCAGGAGGCTCCGGCGTGGGTGGGGAgccagcggaggaggaggcgcggcggcagcgcccgcTGCTGCGTTACGGGTGCGCCGCGCAGTCCAAAAAGGGCGAGGACTTCTTCCTGTTGAGGACGGACTGCCCGCGACCTTCCACGTCTGCTTCCTCCTCCGCGGCCTCGCCGCACCAGACCTTCGCCGTTTTTGCC GTACTTGATGGCCATAATGGTAACGCCGCCGCAATATACACAAGGGACAATTTGCTCAACCATGTCCTCAGTGCGATGCCACGTGGGCTGTCCAGGGAGGAGTGGTTGCATGCGTTGCCCCAAGCACTGGTCGCAGGGTTTGTTAAGACTGACAAGGAGTTCCAGAGCAAAG CAGGCCAAACTTCTGGCACAACTGCTACTTTTGTGATAATTGATGGATGGACTATCACTGTTGCCTCTGTTGGCGATTCTCGCTGTATTTTAGATGCTCAGGGCGGGACTGTTTCTTTGCTTACTGTGGATCACAGACTAGAAGAAAATGTTGAGGA GAGGGAACGCGTTACAGCAAGCGGAGGTGAAGTTGGAAGGCTTAGTGTTGTTGGTGGAGCTGAG ATTGGCCCACTACGATGCTGGCCAGGAGGACTATGCCTATCAAGATCCATTGGAGATATTGATGTTGGTGAATTTATTGTTCCTATTCCTTATGTGAAGCAAGTGAAG TTGTCAAATGCTGGAGGAAGACTTATCATTGCCTCAGACGGCATTTGGGATGCATTATCCTCAGAGGCAGCTGCTAAGTCTTGCAGAGGATTGCCTGCTGAGCTTGCTGCAAAGCAAGTCGTTAAG GAGGCGCTCAGGACAAGAGGGCTAAAGGATGATACAACTTGCATTGTTGTTGACATAATCCCACCTGGTCAAACAATACGGCCTCCATCTCCACCTAAAAAGATGAACAAGTTGAAATCGTTAATCTTCAGAAAGAAAGCAAAGGAGCCTTCTCAGAAATTGACTAAGCAGCATTCAGGGGCTGATGCTGTTGAAGAGATATTTGAGGAGGGTTCAGCCATGCTCTCAGAAAG TGTCTCCATGATGTGGGCGCTCCTTTTATCTGCCAGTACCCTTTTATTGTTCACAGCTTCATTATGGACCTTGGCATTGGTCTTGTTTTTCTAA
- the LOC120673370 gene encoding probable protein phosphatase 2C 3 isoform X3 produces MRDGSRGRGMSSSSSAAAHHHQHRRQGGGSGLVPLAALIKEEARTERRACAGGGGGTRICARDEDAGGSGVGGEPAEEEARRQRPLLRYGCAAQSKKGEDFFLLRTDCPRPSTSASSSAASPHQTFAVFAVLDGHNGNAAAIYTRDNLLNHVLSAMPRGLSREEWLHALPQALVAGFVKTDKEFQSKAGQTSGTTATFVIIDGWTITVASVGDSRCILDAQGGTVSLLTVDHRLEENVEERERVTASGGEVGRLSVVGGAEIGPLRCWPGGLCLSRSIGDIDVGEFIVPIPYVKQVKLSNAGGRLIIASDGIWDALSSEAAAKSCRGLPAELAAKQVVKEALRTRGLKDDTTCIVVDIIPPGQTIRPPSPPKKMNKLKSLIFRKKAKEPSQKLTKQHSGADAVEEIFEEGSAMLSERSAEGECQRDAGGWCRDPQAGGLALPPARRQ; encoded by the exons ATGAGGGACGGGTCGAGGGGCAGGGGAatgtcgtcgtcgtcttcggcggcggcgcaccaccaccagcaccggcgccagggcggagggagcgggctcgtgccgctcgccgcgctcaTCAAGGAGGAGGCCCGCACCGAGcgccgcgcctgcgccggcggcggcggcgggaccagGATCTGCGCGCGCGACGAGGACGCAGGAGGCTCCGGCGTGGGTGGGGAgccagcggaggaggaggcgcggcggcagcgcccgcTGCTGCGTTACGGGTGCGCCGCGCAGTCCAAAAAGGGCGAGGACTTCTTCCTGTTGAGGACGGACTGCCCGCGACCTTCCACGTCTGCTTCCTCCTCCGCGGCCTCGCCGCACCAGACCTTCGCCGTTTTTGCC GTACTTGATGGCCATAATGGTAACGCCGCCGCAATATACACAAGGGACAATTTGCTCAACCATGTCCTCAGTGCGATGCCACGTGGGCTGTCCAGGGAGGAGTGGTTGCATGCGTTGCCCCAAGCACTGGTCGCAGGGTTTGTTAAGACTGACAAGGAGTTCCAGAGCAAAG CAGGCCAAACTTCTGGCACAACTGCTACTTTTGTGATAATTGATGGATGGACTATCACTGTTGCCTCTGTTGGCGATTCTCGCTGTATTTTAGATGCTCAGGGCGGGACTGTTTCTTTGCTTACTGTGGATCACAGACTAGAAGAAAATGTTGAGGA GAGGGAACGCGTTACAGCAAGCGGAGGTGAAGTTGGAAGGCTTAGTGTTGTTGGTGGAGCTGAG ATTGGCCCACTACGATGCTGGCCAGGAGGACTATGCCTATCAAGATCCATTGGAGATATTGATGTTGGTGAATTTATTGTTCCTATTCCTTATGTGAAGCAAGTGAAG TTGTCAAATGCTGGAGGAAGACTTATCATTGCCTCAGACGGCATTTGGGATGCATTATCCTCAGAGGCAGCTGCTAAGTCTTGCAGAGGATTGCCTGCTGAGCTTGCTGCAAAGCAAGTCGTTAAG GAGGCGCTCAGGACAAGAGGGCTAAAGGATGATACAACTTGCATTGTTGTTGACATAATCCCACCTGGTCAAACAATACGGCCTCCATCTCCACCTAAAAAGATGAACAAGTTGAAATCGTTAATCTTCAGAAAGAAAGCAAAGGAGCCTTCTCAGAAATTGACTAAGCAGCATTCAGGGGCTGATGCTGTTGAAGAGATATTTGAGGAGGGTTCAGCCATGCTCTCAGAAAG
- the LOC120673370 gene encoding probable protein phosphatase 2C 3 isoform X5 — protein sequence MRDGSRGRGMSSSSSAAAHHHQHRRQGGGSGLVPLAALIKEEARTERRACAGGGGGTRICARDEDAGGSGVGGEPAEEEARRQRPLLRYGCAAQSKKGEDFFLLRTDCPRPSTSASSSAASPHQTFAVFAVLDGHNGNAAAIYTRDNLLNHVLSAMPRGLSREEWLHALPQALVAGFVKTDKEFQSKAGQTSGTTATFVIIDGWTITVASVGDSRCILDAQGGTVSLLTVDHRLEENVEERERVTASGGEVGRLSVVGGAEIGPLRCWPGGLCLSRSIGDIDVGEFIVPIPYVKQVKLSNAGGRLIIASDGIWDALSSEAAAKSCRGLPAELAAKQVVKEALRTRGLKDDTTCIVVDIIPPGQTIRPPSPPKKMNKLKSLIFRKKAKEPSQKLTKQHSGADAVEEIFEEGSAMLSERSEFCCFLYGSRSCDISILQAK from the exons ATGAGGGACGGGTCGAGGGGCAGGGGAatgtcgtcgtcgtcttcggcggcggcgcaccaccaccagcaccggcgccagggcggagggagcgggctcgtgccgctcgccgcgctcaTCAAGGAGGAGGCCCGCACCGAGcgccgcgcctgcgccggcggcggcggcgggaccagGATCTGCGCGCGCGACGAGGACGCAGGAGGCTCCGGCGTGGGTGGGGAgccagcggaggaggaggcgcggcggcagcgcccgcTGCTGCGTTACGGGTGCGCCGCGCAGTCCAAAAAGGGCGAGGACTTCTTCCTGTTGAGGACGGACTGCCCGCGACCTTCCACGTCTGCTTCCTCCTCCGCGGCCTCGCCGCACCAGACCTTCGCCGTTTTTGCC GTACTTGATGGCCATAATGGTAACGCCGCCGCAATATACACAAGGGACAATTTGCTCAACCATGTCCTCAGTGCGATGCCACGTGGGCTGTCCAGGGAGGAGTGGTTGCATGCGTTGCCCCAAGCACTGGTCGCAGGGTTTGTTAAGACTGACAAGGAGTTCCAGAGCAAAG CAGGCCAAACTTCTGGCACAACTGCTACTTTTGTGATAATTGATGGATGGACTATCACTGTTGCCTCTGTTGGCGATTCTCGCTGTATTTTAGATGCTCAGGGCGGGACTGTTTCTTTGCTTACTGTGGATCACAGACTAGAAGAAAATGTTGAGGA GAGGGAACGCGTTACAGCAAGCGGAGGTGAAGTTGGAAGGCTTAGTGTTGTTGGTGGAGCTGAG ATTGGCCCACTACGATGCTGGCCAGGAGGACTATGCCTATCAAGATCCATTGGAGATATTGATGTTGGTGAATTTATTGTTCCTATTCCTTATGTGAAGCAAGTGAAG TTGTCAAATGCTGGAGGAAGACTTATCATTGCCTCAGACGGCATTTGGGATGCATTATCCTCAGAGGCAGCTGCTAAGTCTTGCAGAGGATTGCCTGCTGAGCTTGCTGCAAAGCAAGTCGTTAAG GAGGCGCTCAGGACAAGAGGGCTAAAGGATGATACAACTTGCATTGTTGTTGACATAATCCCACCTGGTCAAACAATACGGCCTCCATCTCCACCTAAAAAGATGAACAAGTTGAAATCGTTAATCTTCAGAAAGAAAGCAAAGGAGCCTTCTCAGAAATTGACTAAGCAGCATTCAGGGGCTGATGCTGTTGAAGAGATATTTGAGGAGGGTTCAGCCATGCTCTCAGAAAG ATCAGAGTTTTGTTGTTTTCTCTACGGTTCTCGGAGTTGTGATATCTCAATTCTTCAAGCGAAGTGA
- the LOC120673370 gene encoding probable protein phosphatase 2C 3 isoform X1 yields the protein MRDGSRGRGMSSSSSAAAHHHQHRRQGGGSGLVPLAALIKEEARTERRACAGGGGGTRICARDEDAGGSGVGGEPAEEEARRQRPLLRYGCAAQSKKGEDFFLLRTDCPRPSTSASSSAASPHQTFAVFAVLDGHNGNAAAIYTRDNLLNHVLSAMPRGLSREEWLHALPQALVAGFVKTDKEFQSKAGQTSGTTATFVIIDGWTITVASVGDSRCILDAQGGTVSLLTVDHRLEENVEERERVTASGGEVGRLSVVGGAEIGPLRCWPGGLCLSRSIGDIDVGEFIVPIPYVKQVKLSNAGGRLIIASDGIWDALSSEAAAKSCRGLPAELAAKQVVKEALRTRGLKDDTTCIVVDIIPPGQTIRPPSPPKKMNKLKSLIFRKKAKEPSQKLTKQHSGADAVEEIFEEGSAMLSERLGPDLNGGHTSSSLFTCAICQVDLEPSEGISVHAGSIFSSSSRPWEGPFLCSNCRDKKDAMEGKRPSGVKVL from the exons ATGAGGGACGGGTCGAGGGGCAGGGGAatgtcgtcgtcgtcttcggcggcggcgcaccaccaccagcaccggcgccagggcggagggagcgggctcgtgccgctcgccgcgctcaTCAAGGAGGAGGCCCGCACCGAGcgccgcgcctgcgccggcggcggcggcgggaccagGATCTGCGCGCGCGACGAGGACGCAGGAGGCTCCGGCGTGGGTGGGGAgccagcggaggaggaggcgcggcggcagcgcccgcTGCTGCGTTACGGGTGCGCCGCGCAGTCCAAAAAGGGCGAGGACTTCTTCCTGTTGAGGACGGACTGCCCGCGACCTTCCACGTCTGCTTCCTCCTCCGCGGCCTCGCCGCACCAGACCTTCGCCGTTTTTGCC GTACTTGATGGCCATAATGGTAACGCCGCCGCAATATACACAAGGGACAATTTGCTCAACCATGTCCTCAGTGCGATGCCACGTGGGCTGTCCAGGGAGGAGTGGTTGCATGCGTTGCCCCAAGCACTGGTCGCAGGGTTTGTTAAGACTGACAAGGAGTTCCAGAGCAAAG CAGGCCAAACTTCTGGCACAACTGCTACTTTTGTGATAATTGATGGATGGACTATCACTGTTGCCTCTGTTGGCGATTCTCGCTGTATTTTAGATGCTCAGGGCGGGACTGTTTCTTTGCTTACTGTGGATCACAGACTAGAAGAAAATGTTGAGGA GAGGGAACGCGTTACAGCAAGCGGAGGTGAAGTTGGAAGGCTTAGTGTTGTTGGTGGAGCTGAG ATTGGCCCACTACGATGCTGGCCAGGAGGACTATGCCTATCAAGATCCATTGGAGATATTGATGTTGGTGAATTTATTGTTCCTATTCCTTATGTGAAGCAAGTGAAG TTGTCAAATGCTGGAGGAAGACTTATCATTGCCTCAGACGGCATTTGGGATGCATTATCCTCAGAGGCAGCTGCTAAGTCTTGCAGAGGATTGCCTGCTGAGCTTGCTGCAAAGCAAGTCGTTAAG GAGGCGCTCAGGACAAGAGGGCTAAAGGATGATACAACTTGCATTGTTGTTGACATAATCCCACCTGGTCAAACAATACGGCCTCCATCTCCACCTAAAAAGATGAACAAGTTGAAATCGTTAATCTTCAGAAAGAAAGCAAAGGAGCCTTCTCAGAAATTGACTAAGCAGCATTCAGGGGCTGATGCTGTTGAAGAGATATTTGAGGAGGGTTCAGCCATGCTCTCAGAAAG GTTAGGTCCCGATTTGAATGGCGGGCATACATCCTCAAGTTTGTTTACATGCGCCATTTGCCAGGTAGACCTGGAACCAAGTGAAGGCATATCTGTCCATGCTGGATCCATCTTCTCTTCAAGCTCCAGgccatgggaaggcccattcCTCTGCTCTAATTGCCGTGACAAGAAGGATGCAATGGAAGGCAAACGGCCCAGCGGAGTCAAGGTTCTGTAG
- the LOC120673370 gene encoding probable protein phosphatase 2C 3 isoform X2: MRDGSRGRGMSSSSSAAAHHHQHRRQGGGSGLVPLAALIKEEARTERRACAGGGGGTRICARDEDAGGSGVGGEPAEEEARRQRPLLRYGCAAQSKKGEDFFLLRTDCPRPSTSASSSAASPHQTFAVFAVLDGHNGNAAAIYTRDNLLNHVLSAMPRGLSREEWLHALPQALVAGFVKTDKEFQSKGQTSGTTATFVIIDGWTITVASVGDSRCILDAQGGTVSLLTVDHRLEENVEERERVTASGGEVGRLSVVGGAEIGPLRCWPGGLCLSRSIGDIDVGEFIVPIPYVKQVKLSNAGGRLIIASDGIWDALSSEAAAKSCRGLPAELAAKQVVKEALRTRGLKDDTTCIVVDIIPPGQTIRPPSPPKKMNKLKSLIFRKKAKEPSQKLTKQHSGADAVEEIFEEGSAMLSERLGPDLNGGHTSSSLFTCAICQVDLEPSEGISVHAGSIFSSSSRPWEGPFLCSNCRDKKDAMEGKRPSGVKVL; this comes from the exons ATGAGGGACGGGTCGAGGGGCAGGGGAatgtcgtcgtcgtcttcggcggcggcgcaccaccaccagcaccggcgccagggcggagggagcgggctcgtgccgctcgccgcgctcaTCAAGGAGGAGGCCCGCACCGAGcgccgcgcctgcgccggcggcggcggcgggaccagGATCTGCGCGCGCGACGAGGACGCAGGAGGCTCCGGCGTGGGTGGGGAgccagcggaggaggaggcgcggcggcagcgcccgcTGCTGCGTTACGGGTGCGCCGCGCAGTCCAAAAAGGGCGAGGACTTCTTCCTGTTGAGGACGGACTGCCCGCGACCTTCCACGTCTGCTTCCTCCTCCGCGGCCTCGCCGCACCAGACCTTCGCCGTTTTTGCC GTACTTGATGGCCATAATGGTAACGCCGCCGCAATATACACAAGGGACAATTTGCTCAACCATGTCCTCAGTGCGATGCCACGTGGGCTGTCCAGGGAGGAGTGGTTGCATGCGTTGCCCCAAGCACTGGTCGCAGGGTTTGTTAAGACTGACAAGGAGTTCCAGAGCAAAG GCCAAACTTCTGGCACAACTGCTACTTTTGTGATAATTGATGGATGGACTATCACTGTTGCCTCTGTTGGCGATTCTCGCTGTATTTTAGATGCTCAGGGCGGGACTGTTTCTTTGCTTACTGTGGATCACAGACTAGAAGAAAATGTTGAGGA GAGGGAACGCGTTACAGCAAGCGGAGGTGAAGTTGGAAGGCTTAGTGTTGTTGGTGGAGCTGAG ATTGGCCCACTACGATGCTGGCCAGGAGGACTATGCCTATCAAGATCCATTGGAGATATTGATGTTGGTGAATTTATTGTTCCTATTCCTTATGTGAAGCAAGTGAAG TTGTCAAATGCTGGAGGAAGACTTATCATTGCCTCAGACGGCATTTGGGATGCATTATCCTCAGAGGCAGCTGCTAAGTCTTGCAGAGGATTGCCTGCTGAGCTTGCTGCAAAGCAAGTCGTTAAG GAGGCGCTCAGGACAAGAGGGCTAAAGGATGATACAACTTGCATTGTTGTTGACATAATCCCACCTGGTCAAACAATACGGCCTCCATCTCCACCTAAAAAGATGAACAAGTTGAAATCGTTAATCTTCAGAAAGAAAGCAAAGGAGCCTTCTCAGAAATTGACTAAGCAGCATTCAGGGGCTGATGCTGTTGAAGAGATATTTGAGGAGGGTTCAGCCATGCTCTCAGAAAG GTTAGGTCCCGATTTGAATGGCGGGCATACATCCTCAAGTTTGTTTACATGCGCCATTTGCCAGGTAGACCTGGAACCAAGTGAAGGCATATCTGTCCATGCTGGATCCATCTTCTCTTCAAGCTCCAGgccatgggaaggcccattcCTCTGCTCTAATTGCCGTGACAAGAAGGATGCAATGGAAGGCAAACGGCCCAGCGGAGTCAAGGTTCTGTAG